In the Arachis hypogaea cultivar Tifrunner chromosome 20, arahy.Tifrunner.gnm2.J5K5, whole genome shotgun sequence genome, AAATTTCTAGGGCTTATGtttactatttttttcttctgtgaTGTTCTCCAGCCCTAGTGGACAGCAATTTATGTCTTGTAGAGAAGTTGCTTCCTATTTGCAGTCTCTTATTGGCCATAGTGATGCACCGTTGCAAATCGGTCATAGGAGTGAGAATTTGCCGCAGGAACAAAGAGCAATCACTGAACACGTAAGTAATCCATGCTGCAGCTGTTGATCTATTATGATTTTATGACGTGTGATTTATCCATTATAATGCAGTCTGCAGGTGTTGCCCATGAGGATCAACGTGAATGGCAGATTGTTGTAGCTAACTCAGATGTACCTAGTTTTTCTGTTTCTAATGAACGTGGGATGGAATTGGCCTTGTTGGGTTTGGAAAATCTTGCAGACGTGGAAATACATGACCTATTTGAATGTCACAAATGCAATGTGACCTTTGACGAGAAGGATTCATACTTGCAGCACTTATTGTCATTTCACCAGAGAACAACAAGACGATATCGGCTTGGATCTTCTCTTGGAGATGGAGTTATAATTAAAGATGGAAAGTTTGAGTGCCAGTTCTGTCACAAGGTGTTTTCAGAAAGGCGTCGCTACAGTTCTCATGTGGGGATCCATGTTAGGAGTAATGTGAGGCAGGCTGAAGATTCGTCAGGTCTGGAAAATGTTCAACGGACAGACAAGTCTCCTGTGAGGGAGGACATGCTGCTTTCAAGAATCTCCAGGATGGATGCCCTTATTGAAATTGCTCAGAGCTCTATCATGGAGGATTGTGACATGGAGCCTGCTTCGAAAGTTGCTGCTTGTAGCTTGGATCAAGATATAAACTTTGAGTCAGAACAGCAAATGGAAGATAGCTTAAATGGAACAAATGTTGTTCAAGTTTTAAATCAGCAGGATAGTCCAGAGTTACACATGGATGTGGAAGAAGAGGAAACTGATGATGATAGCCAAGTTATTGATGCAAAGATGGTTACTTGTCTAGATCACACGGGTTTGTTATGTGTAAATGAGAAAAATGGTAATCCATCTGTTGAAGTGTTTGATAAGTCTGGGATTGATATGGGAGGAGCTTCTCAAGACCCTTTGCTTATTTTATCTTGCAAGGACAAAATATCAGATTCTGGGGAGAATGAAAATTTTTGTTGCTCTAATATCAAAGAAAAGTTTAAGTTTAATGAAGATAACAATAATAAGAATGAATTGGAAATTGGTTCAGATGGTTGCAAGGATGTTCCTGTTAGGACCAATGTTCAAGAGATGCTAATGCCAGCTTCTGAAGAAAATGTGATCGACTCTAGGGTTTCTAAATCTCCTATATCCCAAATGCAATCTTTGTATTGCTCTCCTGCTTTCAGCTCTGATAAGGTATAAGGCATAACCTGTGGGATGCCTTTTCTGTAGGGGATCTTATATGTTGAAAAACTAAGGAGTACCCTATTAGATCAAGGTCACCCTAGAAAGTGATTGATTTGAGGTCTTTCATATGACATGCATGCATGGCATGTGGGATATTATTGTTAGCTCCAGCTGTTTTTCTCTATTgaggtttattttgtattgaaccATTGTATTTCATATACAGCTTTTGAGTATAGCTTTTCTGGATCCATAACCATTGGTTTTTTTGGCCAAACATGGTACATAGTCCTCTGGAGATTTAGCATGCAGGCCTTTTGTAGTGGACAAGGAATAATACACTTCCTTTGTTTTTTCCTGGTTGATTAACAAGTCCATTGTTTGTGATTCTATTGGATCATTTGGATGTCCCAGGAATAGAAATTCTTTACTGATTGGGCAGATATGCTTGCATGATGTCTTCTTGCCCTTTACTAGCTAGCATATGTTTCCAGCTCCTTGTGTGTCTTGGAGTAGCTACCATGTGCACCCCTGCTATGACATGTCTCACCCTAGTCAGTAGTGCTGATGTGTAACCTTGAAAATTATTGTTTCCATTGCTTCTTGACAGGTAGGAAAACAATCTTGTACTGAAGATCATGAGTATAAAAATGTGGAGCGGTTCCAGGAATTGGATGAAATCAGTACTACTGAGCATGATGCTACAAGTATTCAAGATTCCTTTTCACTGCCTGATGTGCAAACTGATATGGTAAACAAAACAGTGATGGAAACAACATATCCCTCCTCAGTTCAGGTTGAATCACAAGAAGTTATGCAGCTTACAACTGTGTGTGTTTGGTGTGGAATAGAGTTCAACCATGATGCCCTTAATTCTGAAATACAACCTGATTCTGTTGGATTCATGTGTCCAGCTTGTAAGGCGAAAATCTCTGGTCAAATTAATGTGTTGGACAGTTGATCACCAAATGGTAACCATATTAGACTGGTAATTACTGATTCACAGTTGCGGTAATGGCTGCAGTTGTAGGGAAGTGTATTTAATTTCCTGTTAACTTCAAACTAGTAGCCTCTTAGTTTGGAAGCTATGATCCATGAGAGATCAGTAGAAGATGACCCAGAAGAAACTTTTCAACATTTGGTGCCGATGGTATCGTTAATTGTGGCAATGATCAATTTATCCCTGTTTGTAATCACACATGGTCCTGTATATATCTCTATATATATACTCGGGAACTGATGATACTCTGTCGTAAACTTGTAATATTTTCTGCTGCAGTCTATGTTATGTTTAGTACAGTACTAAGGCCTGTGAATTTGAACTTCCTAACATAGCTAATCACTAGGTGTATCCGATAATTACACCCGGTGAAACATCACTGAGGTAATGAAACCAACCATAATTGTATAATACCGTAGGAGGAAAAACTAATGTAGAATTTACGTCTTTTGGGCAGCTATTAAAAAAGAAGACTATGGAATCCGTTTCTTGATTATTTATTGCGAGAATAATAAACAGAAGCATAGTCATAGACACGTGGGATGCATTATTAGTAGCACGTTTTCTGGGTTGAAACTGAAGCTACTCGATTCTTCGTTGATCAAATACAAGGTATAGGGAAAGGAACGAACTAACAATGTGTGTTTGTGAAATGAACCACGGTTTTCCTTCAACTATGAATGAAGAGACAAAACTACTCTTCAAAGCATGTACGGTCCACTACAATGTGAGAGAGCTTGTAGTCAATTTGTTAGAACTTCATGAAAAGACTATGATAATCGTTACGTCCCAGAAAAGTTCTCTAAGTCCATGTACAGGGTTGGTAATGATGTATCTCTCTCTACACAAAGAATTCCTTGTTCTAATATGAATGCTATTTGAAATTAAACTGGTGAATTGGGCTGTAGCAATGTTTCCCTTCTTAGTCATCATTATAAAATGAAAACTTAATAAGTGTGCATGGATTATTCTGCTCAAACAGCACAATTTGAAAGTAGGCTTCTTTTCCTGTGGTGCAAATCCATTGAACCCTCCCAATGGATTTTTCATTTTGGGCCATCCATTGTCACAAAGACTTTGATCAAACAGGAAAAGATATATCCTATGTATTTACTTATCATTGTGCAAAGGAAAGTCCACGCAAGCAATTAGACTTGATTCTCTCTTCAAATTATATTCATATTGATGTGTTGATACATTCGCATTCCACTGGAGAAAAAAATGGCAAGCAGAATCTGATTCTAGATATGTCTCATCCCAACCGAAAGGAATAGAATATTACAATACAATATATACAACAACAAactgaatttaatttaataatgttTTCCTTCTCAAGTTCTTAACATTGTTCAAAGCTCAAAATCATCATCATGTTGGCATGTAGAAGAGAAAGATGCATGCAATGTGGAAGGCCTGTGTTGGTGCCAGTGCAAGCCTATTATGTTTCCGTTCTGTGTTATGGCTGCCAAGACTATTCACAACCACAACCTAACTACCCTTTACCAAATAGAACTTCTCCCTACATCGATTTGGCTCCTGGCTTTCCGAGGCCTTGCCCGCCCCGGCCACCGCCACCTCCTGCTTCTCCATATGGTAAGAAGAGGGCTGTGTTGTTTGGTATTAGCTATGGTAAGCGAGTTAACAAGATCAAAGGTGCTGTGAATGATGCTCACTGCATGAAGTACTTTCTCATTGACAAGTTGGGTTTCCCTACCGATTCCATTCGCTTGCTCACAGGTACCTAATTATATATGAGGAGTGTTAGGGGCAGCAGAATTTGTGATGTGTAGCCATTAATTAGccatcatcaatatttttaatggaATGAGATGACATCTAATGATGTagaattacttattttttttatggttaagcGCTACCCAAATTTCAATAAAACTGCTGCCTCCTAGACTTtctcaattttatatatatatattatagactAGATAAATGCACCTTAGACATGTCAAATGTTTCATATCTTAAAAAGCTGTTATTCTTGTTAGTTTGTTATAATTTACATGTTTCATTGTTATGTCCTATGGTTTGATGATTATAGTTCAAATTAGGCAATGAAATAAGGCCTATATTTCACTTGCTGAAATCAAATAGAAAGGGGTGGGTCCCACTTTAACCAACTCACATTTTGGCCACTTGGGCACAATTTCTGTAGGGACTTGAGAATTCCTCAATTAACAATTGAGCCTAATTTTAAAGTTGAAGCTTGAGTAAGTTTAACTTAAGTAGTTATTAAGGAATGATCTCGTTTATTTGGTGGCTTCTATGTTTATAATACTAAGAAATGTTGTGCATGTGGAGATGATCCGGAGGAGAGAAACCCACTAAGGATCCCAACAAAGCACAACATGAGAATGGCGATGAGGTGGTTGGTAGAAGGTTGCCGGCCAGGGGATTCATTGCTGTTCTACTACTCCGGTCACGGATCCAGAGAAGTGGACCATGACATGGATGAGCTTGATGGCTACGACGAAGCAATCTGCCCTGTTGATTATGAGCATGAGGGCAAGATAATTGATGATGAGATCAACGCAACCATCGTCCGCCCTCTGCCACGTGGCGCCAAGCTCCACGCCCTTGTTGATACATGCTTTAGCGGCACTGTTCTTGATTTACCCTTCATGTGCAGAATGAAccggttagttagttagttacacttttacatcagcaaaaaaaaaaaaagttgattaaTTTGTATTATTTAAACAGAAAAGGTTATTATGGATGGGAAGATCACAGAACCCGGAGAGGTGCATTCAAAGGCACAAATGGAGGAGTAGCTGTTTGCATTTCAGCTTGTGATGATGATGGAAGTGCGGCAGATACATCGGTTAGTCATGAAAccacttttttttcaaaaactgtaattttttttttatgagtctGATACCAAATTATAAAACGAATTCTTTCCAAAATTAAGCTGATAAGAAAAGGAACATGAATGACTATATTTCTAACAAAACAAAAAGCCTGAGgattatgttttggttgattagGCATTTAGCGGCATGGAAAGTGCAGGAGCTTTGACTTACAATTTCATTCAAGCCATGCAAGGTGAAGCTAAAATGACTTATGGGCGCTTGCTGAATGCCATGAGGTCCACAATCCGCAATGCTAAGGAAGGACATTTTGGTCATCAAGCTGAAGAGTATGGCTATGGCAGAATGGACTCTCGCCTGCACTATGCTCATGTAATTTTCCTCTTAGCTTGTTCATAAGTATAACAACATGAAACTTGATCCTAATTTTGAAATGCCTTATGCATGCATGCAGGAGCCACAATTATCGTCATCTCACATGTTTGAAATCTATTCAAAGCCCATTTTACTGTGACAAAAGAAACAGGGCAACTACTATATTATTACCATAACCGAAATAACCGTTGCCTCACTGTGTTAGCTAACCAATAAGCTAGCAAGTTTTTTATGATGAAGTTTCTAATGCAGTTGTAATTTAAGCAAAACCCTTATATATATAGTACGGTCTGTGGTGGCTAAGTGTTGTCCGTAGCTATGGTGGCTAAAATGTTTCATGTAGGAACGACATGTGTGACCTTTGAATCTATGGAAATAGTGTTTGACTATGCTAATGACATGTAACTCGACTAATGAAGAGCCGTAAATCATTTGGTACACAAAATTAGATTAAGTAAAGTGCAAAAATTTCATAATGCAATTGGGTGGAAAATTTGGTAACGgcctttgaaaaaaattgaaagatctCCAAACCATGTGTTGAAAGCTTAGTTCTGTGTTGAGGGAATGAAGAACTAGGGTTCGAGCTGTGACGGGTGTCTACTATTAGAAGGGTGGGTTCTGCAAGCCGCCGCAAGCAGTGAATCGTTGGAATTCAGCGAGGAAAAGAGCGTTTGTCGTGGCCGGTGGGGCTCTACACGGAGCGTGTGCGTGCAGCGCGTCAGTGAGGGCAAGAAGTGAATCGTTGGGATTCGGTGAGGAGAATTGGAGATACTATAAGTAAAACGTTGAGTATAGTTGAATTTAGCGTCGATCGTTAATGGTGAGTTTGTCGTCGAATTTACCGTAAGATTTGGCTATAAACTCGTAACTGTCAAATATTATTGTTGAAATTGATGTTCTGACAATAATATTTGACGGAAAAAAAATTATGGTACTCCCACTACTGTCAAATTTACTGGCGGATAAATCcaatgataatattatttagtAAAACATTGCATTTTGGACATGCGGAATCGACGGTGACCGTGCTCTAGATGATAGCGCGAACTTTTGTCTCTCCCATTTTGAATTTTcccttctcttttttcatcaccACCCTCTCTCTCATTATTGTCTCCACCTTCGCTGCTGGTTCTCTGCCGCCTCCCGTTGCCTCCGCCGCCGCTCCACTGTTCTCAGCGAGCCAAAACTTCTGCTGCCGGCTGCGCTCAACGTGGATTTGGGGAAGCAGAACCTCCACTGCAATCCAAGCCTCCACCACCGCAACGTTCGTCACTCTCCCCACCGAGGCGCACTCCAGTGAGCCATTTCACCGCCGCAACTTCCACCGTTGCTCCACTCTTCTTACTCTGAGGTTGGTTTTGAGAttttgttaatttccaatttaatcttctctattttaaatttattatggtttaattagattttaatttttcgtTAGTAATTTGGTTTAGTTAAACTACTTTTTGTTGTTAGGTTGATTTAGAgtaaaattagaaatttttttattaagatttcTCTTGGTTCATAGATAATTAAGCATGCTATTGTGATTTTTGGAtttgtaatttgaatttgtttagagtttataatttagtttgattaatttagattagattcaatacattacgttttgaattgttgaagtgtttggaattcattaattttattatttcctGCGTTAATGACTATTTTGTTGAGAAATTGTTGCTGAGATTGTTTGCTAattgtttttagtttaatttaatttaggtttggttagaatttcaatttcaattttcaatcagtTTCAAAGTTAGTTTAGGATTAGTTTTCTAATCTtaatggatttaggttgattaagttaaATTAGATTCAATACATTAGGTCTTGAATTGTTGAAGTGTTTGGAATTATCTAATTGTGTTAATTGCTGCGTTGATGACTGTTTTGCTAAAAAATTGTTGTTGAGATTGTTTgataattgtttaattttagttcTATTTAGTTTAAGTTTGATTAAAATTTCACTTTCAATTTTGAATCAGTTCAGTGTTAGTTTTCTAATCTTAATAGATTTGGGTTGATTAAGTTAGGTTAAATTAAATACATTAGGTCTTGAATTGTTGAAGTGTTTGAAATTGTCTAACTGTGTTAATTGTGCGTTGATGATTGTTATTTGCAGACATGTCGACAGGCAGAGATGCTGCGGATCAAGTTGCTGGTCGTGGTCATAGACGTAGTTGGgtgttttactcaaatttttgttccattgttaacaacaaataaatcaacaattttcGAGTTTTGTTTCACAATCTTAATTCAAGGAGCGGAAACGACTCCTTTTATGGGTGTCTCAAAGTCTCAATTGTAGTTTCGAAAGTAAgattaaagataaaaaggaaaacataCAAGGTGTCGGAGGCAAagtaaaatgcagaaattaaaagaaataggaaattaaaaagaagataaagGAAGAAACATGAACGTAACAGAGAAAAAGACGTAAaagtaaagaaattttattaataaaaactggaaaaaagcaaagtacaagtgtttgagtttagaggaattacttaagattcCCAATTTTACTCTGTGATGCCAAGGGGCTGAGAGCGTTTTGGGTCTCTAAGTGTTTTCCAAGAAGAACTGAACTCATTATAACGTGTTCCTAAAGCTCTATTTATAGACTAGCCTAATCTCAATGGGCAGTTACTCTTTGTACACCACTTGCAggaaatttgaatttcttgtagcTGTTCCCGCACTTCTTGCTTGctgttaatttcaaaatttaaataaataaccaactatcaaatgatctaacttaatttaaaatagatataaatattatatataggaatATTACCAAACaactaattatttctttttataattttcctataaaaattatattttgtctaaCATTGGGGTAGAGAGAAGATTTCTTCGGGTACCCCCGGAACTTCTGGATCCTCTCCCTCTACTCCGACCACGCCGGTGACGCCACAGGTTACGGGTTTAGCGGAGCAGGCATTCATCATGGTCCTTAACCCCAACTACGTGCCTCTGTCCATCGCCGCCTCCGATCGCTCAGCAGCTTGCATCCATGGTGACGCCAACTCGAGCAACAAATGTCGCGGCCTCGGAGTCCAGTCACAGAAGTGAGGTGGCAGATGTTTCCCCTCTATCACCTGCCCATACAGTACCAGGgaggaagcaaaaaaaaaaaaaaaaaacgttaagttAATATTCCAGCGGAGATGAAGACCATCAGACATCGATTCTGAGGATTCAAGACACAATACAAGAGAGAGATGGAGTCATCTGGTTGCAACACGACTTGGGAAACCTTTTTGATGAGCAGCCCTACTAATGTACGATAAAGACTATGAAGCGCTGGAAGAAGACTTCAGGTCTCTCTGGTATGACTCTTGGCTGCCTATAGGTTCTATAGTGAAAAGTTATGTATGGTGAGCAGATCATGGGGGAGTCTTTTGTTCCCCAAAATAAATGTAAAAGTTGCGCCCAAATGAGTGAGTTCAAGGTAGTCATAACCCTTCCTTTATAACCTGAAGTCAGTCCGGCGAAGCTAGCTAATAAGGAAGAAGCCCTCTTCTAAGTCCCTGCCTGTAAGCCTTCTTTCTTCCTTACTCTAACAAGTAAGCAAGTCAACTACCTTCTGTCTTCTTTTCACCACACGGTTGCGCATTTGGCCAGATAACGACATAGGATAAGTAACACGTTCAATGctcatgtattttttatttatagttaTCGCTGAAAGTGCCTGAGTTGTTTCTAGTTTAGTTAATTTAAgtgttaattgttatttattgttttttagttttcatgattatgATTTCTGTTATTGCTGAAAGTTCCTGAAACCTGATTTCTGTTTTgtagatttaggttgatttggatTGCTGattattattttctagttttcatAATTATGATTCCTCATTCCTGTTTTCTAGATTTAATGATTAGGGTTGATTCTTATTTGTGGGTTGTTGTTAGATTTTTGTCGAACTCGAACGCGTGTACTCAGGAGATGTCATCAAGTTGATCTACGACCAGTCCTGGCCCAGCTACACGAAGATCCCCGCTGAGACCAGGCAACGCTGGTTTGAGAAATGAGCGGTAATTAGTTTCATTGTTTCTATTTTAAACCTTTTTAGGTAGTTTATATCATCTATCTTGTttacttaaatttaaaatttctttgtTGTAGCTGCACTTCATTTGGTGtacttgatttttatttaatttgcacATTGTATTATTTATGAATTATCAACTAATCGtgtgaaaaaatttaaatttaaaattaaaattaactatttatttcaaattcaaaaaaaaattgacattacTGTCGGAATTATCGTAGAAATAATCCAACGATAACATGGTGCAAAACAACATGTTTTGGCGCCAACATTATCGTCGAAAAAATTCGCTAGGAACCAATTGATTTTTTGAGCTGGTAGTCGGTTGCCGACGATAATTACCATCGGACAGAATAAATCTAATAGTAAATTCAACAGTACTCAACATTTTTTTTGTAATGAGAAGAACAATTACGATGGGACTCTGCGCAGAACGCGTGTCAATAAGAGGTGCAACGACTGACCATTGTCGTAGATAGAGATGTGTGATCGCCATAGGAACAGCGGCCGGCCAACCATCATCACTTATCTTTTGGTGTCACTTTCCAATTTTGCTCTCACATAACAATGGATGACTTACCACAAGTTGTACATATTTAGCGTTAATTAAGTATTGTATGATTCATAACTTCATTTGTCAGGTGTCATACATTTACTGGTGGGTTAACAATTGACCACCCTTAACCATTAAAATTCATGCTACcatcctctatatatatatatatatatatatatatatatatatatatatatatatatccgttTAAAAATTATGTAGATGTGTATATAATCAAATAGGAGACGAATAGctgaatgattatatatatatatagatcatggtgacattgaaaaaaaaattatttaatatttttaaagtatgaAATAAAAGCAGATACtttcaaaatataaaaaccaAAAGATAACTAGTGACTAAtgtaactttttattttgttattatgaCTATTGTATAttaacattttattattttagattaatGTTTTATCCCTCTTTAATGATTCTTGTAACTTCCTATTTGTTGAGGAAATCACTTGTTAAATTATCCATGAATGTGGATCAATAATATCTCATTCTAAACAGAGGAACCAAGCTACGAGAGTCTCGTACTCCAAACTTGGGGGAACTAAGTACCAAGCATTGATACTCAAATATCATTAACTATTAATCTATTATAGATTTCACTAACAATCTGGGTAAACCAAAAGATGATATGTTAAACTTGTATATATTACTTAAGTTGATGCTAAGCCAAAATTCCAATGATCGCCTTCATTGAGAACATGATAGAATCAACATAAATAAACAACCAAGAGCTTCCAGTCATTTGGTTACCAC is a window encoding:
- the LOC112782419 gene encoding uncharacterized protein — encoded protein: MATATAATSQLPAPPPQQQFLNLESLARIDTTTLSQSELHALSLSSLSAFDLHSTRRHLVTPKIDPSLFNESAGSRRQTYSRPRRPESSPTGRRRRVAGLLPAAKLPSLPSDDLGNAENRVIIDYLKQFIREDPKFDQVVFAPPSSASALVAYHGGGAGEGRGELAMVKFGERKRKRGRKPKVKVNLEESYSGMEIVNKNGVVINLMDLAKAEDPFAEELRRRTDGLQGEEELLGFLRDLEGQWGSRRRKRRIVDAANFGDALPLGWKLILGLKRKDGRAWIYCRRYISPSGQQFMSCREVASYLQSLIGHSDAPLQIGHRSENLPQEQRAITEHSAGVAHEDQREWQIVVANSDVPSFSVSNERGMELALLGLENLADVEIHDLFECHKCNVTFDEKDSYLQHLLSFHQRTTRRYRLGSSLGDGVIIKDGKFECQFCHKVFSERRRYSSHVGIHVRSNVRQAEDSSGLENVQRTDKSPVREDMLLSRISRMDALIEIAQSSIMEDCDMEPASKVAACSLDQDINFESEQQMEDSLNGTNVVQVLNQQDSPELHMDVEEEETDDDSQVIDAKMVTCLDHTGLLCVNEKNGNPSVEVFDKSGIDMGGASQDPLLILSCKDKISDSGENENFCCSNIKEKFKFNEDNNNKNELEIGSDGCKDVPVRTNVQEMLMPASEENVIDSRVSKSPISQMQSLYCSPAFSSDKVGKQSCTEDHEYKNVERFQELDEISTTEHDATSIQDSFSLPDVQTDMVNKTVMETTYPSSVQVESQEVMQLTTVCVWCGIEFNHDALNSEIQPDSVGFMCPACKAKISGQINVLDS
- the LOC112783650 gene encoding metacaspase-1, which translates into the protein MLACRRERCMQCGRPVLVPVQAYYVSVLCYGCQDYSQPQPNYPLPNRTSPYIDLAPGFPRPCPPRPPPPPASPYGKKRAVLFGISYGKRVNKIKGAVNDAHCMKYFLIDKLGFPTDSIRLLTDDPEERNPLRIPTKHNMRMAMRWLVEGCRPGDSLLFYYSGHGSREVDHDMDELDGYDEAICPVDYEHEGKIIDDEINATIVRPLPRGAKLHALVDTCFSGTVLDLPFMCRMNRKGYYGWEDHRTRRGAFKGTNGGVAVCISACDDDGSAADTSAFSGMESAGALTYNFIQAMQGEAKMTYGRLLNAMRSTIRNAKEGHFGHQAEEYGYGRMDSRLHYAHEPQLSSSHMFEIYSKPILL